The Arachis ipaensis cultivar K30076 chromosome B07, Araip1.1, whole genome shotgun sequence genomic interval ataaagataagaggATAATtagctattttttttattaaacttatGAAAAATCTGTTAGTAACAACTTCAAttataaaagaaattttttttattaattctttAAAGAACATCAAGCAAAAATTGATTCATCACCTTTCTAATAAATTGATTCACAAAATACAAATTAATGAACTAGTTTAATTTGAAATCCAAGATCACTCATCACATGAATTCATATCTGAATTAAGTTGTCAATCTTACTTGTAAGAAAATTAATACTAATAAATTAATAAGTATATACTCACTGCTATAAAAGTTCTTAATTTTATTAAGTAATAACATAAACCGATTTATAAAATTTGTTAAATAAATTTTATGTGATAATTACTTTGTcttacaaaattaaattttataaatttttaatcgtatttaaccattaaaaaataaataaataaataactattgtattagaaataaattaatatAAGGTATATTTAATAGATAATAAACaatagaatagaaaaaaaatttttaaaattataaaaaacaaaaaaaagtaaaaagcctattcaagatttaaaatttcaaaGTGCGCTTAACTTTTAATATACCCTTTGGCGGAAACTTAAAGTAACCACCCATCACTCTGTTCACGTCTTGTTTTGACTTTGTTACTCTATAGCACCTGAAAGCACTTCCTTTAACACGTTATATGAGATGTATCATATTACAACATTCTCCAAATACAAAATACTAACATCTTCTTTCTTCATTTTGgtgttatttgttattttttttggcaaATTTCCTCATGAAGTAAAAACGTAATAGTTCGGGAGAGGCCCTTCTAGCAGAACTTCGACAACCACAaaatatcaacaacaatgaagaatTTGCAGAGGGTTTGAATGAAATAAATCTCAACCAAGACGATGTTGGATCTTTGGATATAGACATGACGAATGAGCATGATACATTGACAATAGAACAACCAACTGCATCCACCAAAAAAGATCATAACGACCCTTTAGTTGTGAATATCAAAGGTATAtgtaatttcaaatttttacGTGATATTTTGAGTTCTAATATTTAGTTTATTTCTTGTATTCAATGTTGCATTCGTTTATAGACACTTCTACGGGAGAAATCACAGCTCGCAAAATGACTGCCATTCAAGTTTGGCATttgaaaaaagaggaaaaagtcaTGATGGAACTTGATGGCCATGGACAAGGTCAAGATAATGGCACGAATTTATTGATACGGTTTCTGGGTTTAGTGGCCCGTAGAGCAACGCTATGTCCAATTTCAATTCAAAGATGGGTTCAGATGCCTGAAGACAACACAAAAAAGCAGTGGAACTACATTGAAATATGTATACTTTAGACATTTTAAAATTCTTTCTGCCTTTTAAAATTTACCTTGTCTTTTTAATTTATGtgtcttttttcatttttaatgtTTAGTTTTGTTCAATTCTTATATtttcccatttaatttcctgtATATTGTTTTGGTTTCTCTTGTGTGATTTTGGAGTATGATAATATTACATTAGCTTGAACATTTTGATATGTCTTGTACTCAAACTATTTAGATATCATGTTCTCAAAAGATATGAgacttataaatataaaaaacagCTTAAGATtttaaaaggagagaattcatgAGGGAGTACTACTTGAAATAGGCAAGGTAAGAGGATTGGATCTAGTATTAAATAAGATTGATGATACCTTATTTAGATTTGGTTATATTGTTGGAAATACAAGCAATGTTGAGAAACCATGGGTGTGATGAAAAATGTGTGCTGGCTAGCTTGATTAATAGTATTTGTATGTTTTAAAAGATAGATTAAATGAAAGGAGGATGTTAATGTTATTAGGGAGGTGCATGTATTTGGCTATATTTTTATTAGGTCTACCTTAAAGAATTTATTGTGTAGAATTGGCTTGTTTCTTCACTCATTaggtctattttttattttttatttttaacttaaaaTACTATATGCTCTAATTTTAGTGATTGTTATAGATCATGTTAGAAAACagtattttgagaaaaataagtaaaaggatgaacaatataaattttaacgttgtgtataaatattttgaaggaaaattttgagtttgattatgcTGCTGGCATTAAATGGGCACTAAGTACATTGGGTGATCAATGAAAAGCCTACAAATATTTGTTACggaatatttatttttatcctaaTAAAACAAAGGAAGAAATTCTGGCAACTAAGATTGATTCAGATATACCATCCATTGAATGGTCAGCTTTTGTGCATCACTACACGAATCCTAAGACAAAGGTAATAGAATAATGTTTCTTTTAGTAGTActgttatattaattttttttattttattacagcTATCTTTTATTCTTGTTATTTTTATAACAATATTACCTTTATTTTTTGTGATTATAAATTTTAGAAACAATACTTGCAAAATAGAAAATATCGAGTGAAGCTTCAAGTATCACATGCTGGTGGTAGTAAAAGCAATGCTAGAAGAGTAAGTGAAAtggtattttaatatttattcctATTGTATTTGTCGTTATTCTAAAATAAGCATTGATAATGCAACTGTcttatgataggaaaaaatgtTAGGAAGACCTGTATGTCGGAGTGATGTTATTCTGTCGACtctggtgaagaagaatggaaaTTATGTAAATGGTGGGCACAATTTAGCAGTAAGTATATTATGTTATTTGTTTTAGGTTAAtgtgtaatttaattttataaattaaagctTTTTTTCTTGTGTTGGAGCAAATATTAGAGCATTTCCTGAAGATCAAGAACGTGTTGCTGCTGAAGGAGTTCCTTCGAAAGTGTTAGCTCATCCGAATGATGCAATTGGAAAGGTCTTTGGTGCTGAAAATGTAGGGCGTGTGCGAAGTTTTAGTAGTGCTGTATGTCTGGTAGATTTTGGCAAGTCTAAACGCATTTTTGGATTTATAATCGGAGGAGTCTTCAGCAACGTATCTCAACAGTATGTGTTAAATTTAGAGAAGCAGGTTGAAATATTAGAGAAAAAGCTAGATGGATATGAAGAAACTAAAATTCAGTTGGCACCTCTGCataaatttttattatcaaaatatGGTGATAAAGTACCTAGTATGTCCGGTGATATGCCAGGCATTTAATTAGTATAGTTAATAAATAatagtaaaaattttaaatatatttactcTAGAACATGTTATTTGACTTATGTTATTAATGTTATATAcgtaaatataattttaatttaataaaattgttcaATTAGCCACGGTCAAACTAAAACTAAGGCTACATAttataaaacaataaaaaaatagttacagaaaaaaaaatgtaACAAATTAGCATAAATTAGCCACGAATGGTATATAAAAAACAGTGCAACTTAGCCACAAAAATAGCGTGATTAAATAACCCGGCGTTAGCCACAGAAAAAATTGTGGCTGAAATCCGGCCTGCACAAATTAGCTACAAATGAAGTGTGGTAGAATTATACTttttgatttgataatttttatTTACCCACGGTATTTTGTGTGGGTGATGATATACGAATCGTGGCTCTTCGAAGGTCTCCACGGTGTTTAAAACTGTGGCTAATAAGTCTAAAATTGTGGCAAATTGAAAATGCAACCCCTCGATTAGCCACAAATATTTTTTCGTGGCTAATGTATAGTTGCTACCATTATCTTGGAGTTTAGTCACGATTTTTCCGTGGCTAAACCCCTTATTTCTTGGAATTTAACAACTGACACACTTCATTCATTAATTTCAAGTCGCTAATTAGATTTGTCGCTAAGTTGTGACAATTTTAATTTAGCGAGCGACTTGACAACTGCAATCTTATCGCAAAGCAAAAACTATATCTTTCTtattttgtagcaaattactTGCTAATTTCGTTGGAAATCCGTCATAGAGTTATAACAAATTCAAAGCTAACCGAAAAAATTTTGGAAGTAATTGGTCGCAATTGAGTCACTAATCAGAAGCTTATTTAGTGAAGAATTAGCGACCGTTTAACAACTGATAAACTTTTCTCGCTTATTTCATGTTGCTACTAATTTGCGAAAAAAAACGTTAGTCCTTATTCTGTCTTTATTTCATGTTGCTACTAATCATTAACCTCTGTATAAATTCATGGAAAATTAATGAAAAGTTTGAAGCAAATTTGCCAAGCATGCTAATGTAATTTGTCACAATTTTGTCATTAACCTAAAGTTATTTTAAATGAGAGAATAATTAAAGTCCAAAGTCGTGACTAATAATTAGCTAgctaatttttaataactaataactTACAATATTTTACAAGATGTCAGTTCTAGAAAATTTCACAAACAACTAAAATCAAAAGCTTTTCCTTAAAAAAGATTTTTTCTCTAATTAGATCACaaatttattgttatttttaatgGAAATTTTGTTGTTAATTTGAATTGaagtttaaaattaatataatcaaaagataagtttaaaaattcaatatttttagaaaatgggAACATAATGttaataattttcaatcacaaaGTATACTagaaaatatataatagataagaTAATTAAATTGTTATATATGAGGATTTATTTACATATGATCATACaagttttattattaattagaatcattttgaaatttattCAATAAAGATTAATTTGAGTTAgatcttgaattaattaggaTCGTCAAAATGAACCAAATTTGTCGGACTAACTCGTTTACTTGACTTAAATAGATTGATATTTGACTCTAAAATCAAACTCATAAAAATGCAAGTCTAAATGACTTAGCACAATTAAACAGAAAAAATAGCTAATTAAGTTGGCCGATTCTCAGGCCAAACAGAtgcctttaaaaaaaataagcttGTACATTATTTTTATGGATCCGACTTGAAATCTGATCAACCCCTAAAAAAGTAACTAGGTAaacttaaaatattattttgtggctatttttttttaaattgttcaCCCCAAAAAATTGGAGTTTTTTTCAAATATTCTTCTCTGAAGTTCCATGTGATCAAGATCTATTAGAGCTTTTAGAAGCTTGATTGTTGctctaaaatttcaaaattttcaaattgaacctGTTATTGTCGTTTTCGTGAGGATGTTGAGAGTCTCTCAAATTTATAGGAGATCTAGTAGATCTCGGTCACATAAAACTTAGGCGAGGAGTCTAAATCTTGACAAATTAATGTGCAAAATCAACATGTCGTTCACAGAAATTAGTTCAGGAACTAATGTGAGTCACTATTATAAATTTGGGGGTCAAAttgaattaattataattttgatcaATTTAAATTCGACCTCAAATTTCAGGAgtcaattaaatttaaataaataatactaACAAATATATTACAGTATGCGAGATAAATATATGTGtgctattaaatattttatatggatgattaagattaaattaaaaagccataaaatattttaaagtgATCAATaagttatattaattttaaaaaatgtttaaTTCCAAAATTTAAAAATGCAATTATAAGCACCCTTTtcattatttcaaataaaaacagACATATAAGCGCCATTTCCTTTTGTCATTGTAGTCACTATCATAGAAGGAGAAAGACAAATAAAAATTGTTACTTAAAACAACTCCAAATGACCTAACCTTCTTTGACATTGTTTCCTCAATACTTTCTGCGTCGAAAATCAGTCTTCTACACCCACAGTTAGAGACTTAGTGTCCCCTATCCTCTTCCCAATTGAGTTTTGTTATGTTCTTATCTCCAttttcttctctcttcctttTGGTTTTTAGATTATGCTGCATCCCTATGCTCAAAACTTCTTCCCAAATCTTCAAGTTGTTGTTGACTTGATTACTTTCCTTTGATTCCTTTTCCTCCTCGTTTGGCGCCAATTCGACATAGTAAATTTGTCTTTTATTGTTCTTGTAGCATTGTTTCTCTTTGTGTTTTTCAACATTAATCCTCTTCTGTATCTCTTCTCTCATGGTCCATTTTAGGTCAATGtcattttcctttttctcatCCTTTGATTCTTGTCTCCACGAGCCCTTGTGATGAGTTTTGAGAAGTTTATCATGGTTAGAGCAACCCTGAGAGTTTAAATGAATATTGTGACCTCTTAAGATCGTGGCTGGTGTTGTTTGTGGTCCACTTGGGAGCTCTTTAGATGAGTCCATTATGTTAGCCTCTTGGAAGTAGGTAAATTCTTGTTTGCTCTTTTGTTTTATTGTCTCCTTAGTGTTAGTGACTTTGGGCTTTTTCCAATTTGATGGTCCAGCAATGAATGTGGCCCCTTTTGTCATTTCTTTTTCAACACCCATAACTTTCTCCTTTTGTGTGACTTCTCCTGGTCTTTTTACACACTTTCCTTTTGCTCTCTTTAGGTTTTGTATAGCTTCTTTGAGGTGACTGAGGAGGCACACTTCTCGATTCTCTAAGTCATTTCCTTGTAGCAGTGCCCTAACTtccctcacttcttccatccctTTGCCGCCAATCTTCCCTGTCTCTTGCATTCTTACTTTTCTGGATAGCACTTCATATCTAGGATGTCTAATATCCGTTGTTCCTTAGCCATGTCTTCTGAACTTTGACTATTTCCacattcctcttccctcatgtgGTGTTCACATGCTTCTTTTGTTCCTTGAGCTGTTATTCCCattattcttctttctcttctgcATTTAGTAATCTCACTCTTTTCGTGGTGTATCTGGATTCTGTTGCGTCCCAgcttgccatggttgttggtttgctacaattttttcttttcatgtCCTATGATTTAGGATTTGAGGCAAAAATAGTCCTGGAGTATTTCGTATTTGAAACTGATCCAAGTCTTGGATTTGTTATTCCTGTTGAGCCAAAATCTTGTTTGAGTGACTGAGTTATGTTGATGGCAGCTCTAAAGCATAGAAAGTTTCTTTTCAGGGTTCTATTCTTCATGGGGTCTTCCACTTCTCCTACTATTCCAATAAGGTTCCTGATTATTTTGGCTATTTCTTTACTTAAATACTCAATCGAAAAACTGTGCCCTTGAATCCAAAACTCCATGTGGTCATGGCTCACCTCAAGAATCAATTTTCCATACAACCATCTTTAAAGGTTCATCAGATTTTCTCTGACGTTCCAAGGACCATTGTTGAGAAACCTCTTCCTGATTTTGCTGTACTTAAAGCTTATAAGCACTTTGTTTCTATCTACTTCAAAGATTGAGACATCTCCGGAGTTACCCCACATGCCAAGTATGGAGTTTTTTATTGCTCTAAACTTGAGTTCTTTGTCTGTGATGATTCTGCCAATCAAGTTGAAGCAAGCTATCTTGAAACCGAGACTGGATTGTGGATTCAgggttgtaacaccctaccacacaaagtctTACGTGATAGTCATAAATCAGAGGCGATAAGGAATTATGATGTCTAAAagcaaaatacatacatatattcaAAAGATAGTAATATAGCTAGGAGCCTGTGCAGAAAGAATAACAAAACGAGAAGCGCATCTCACACGAAACATCAAGGATATACATCGTCAATATACAAATACAaaagatatatatacataatattcaAAAAGAGATACATAGCAAATACTAGTCTCGACCTGCGAAGACAAAGCCAGCTAGAAAGTATTGCAAACTAGAAGTATACTCAAAATATAATCCTGTTTCTCCAAAGTAAAACCTTTAAAAGGGATACACAATTACTTATACAAAAGTGGAGAATAACTATACTAGATATAAAATGCAAAAGAGTCTTCGCTTTCCAAAGAGAGTCCGGCATGCTTAACGAGGTGCGTCTCATCCTATATCTGAAAACAACAAAATCCAATAACGGGTGAGAATCCAAAGGTTTCCAGTAGGGTAATAATTCCAAATAGAGACTATGTAAAAAGATATGAACCCGCTAGGCAATCTTATACTCCAATCAACACAAGGTCCAAGCCTAGGGTTTTGCTAAACCAAACAGGGAAATAAACTAAATCTCATCTATTTTTAGCGATCTCTAAATCTCAGTTCTTTCCAATACAAGTCATCATCTCTCTCTATATCATAATTGTCCAAATTTAATAATTCTATATCAAAACCCAATCCCAATGGTATCAATTCATTCTCAATGTTTAGCCTCAACCTCTTAGATTTCCAATTCGTGTCCAATGATTAGTTCAGTAATAGCAACCACAAGTAAAGCAATTCAACCATAATCAATAAACCATATCGCATCAAGAACAACCCTAAGAATCACCATCGATAGCATAAGGGATCTCACAGTTGTTCAAACACATACAAAACAATACAAAGAATACACAAATAGAGAGAACAGATAAAGTAATTAGCTCAAATAGCATATAGATACAATTATTCAACAAGGCAAGCCACATACAAGATGAACACCCAATCAATACATACAAGTGCAAATGATGCATACCTATTGTAccggccatgagctcacgtgtcggtcaTAATGGCAGACCCAACACATTCGGTAGCTAACCCGAACATAGAACACCATATCACGGAGCAAGTGAGACTAACCGCAATCCTTATGTTTATCCATGCAGGTGCTTCACACCGTAACCCCGATGCAAGTGGGACAATGCCACAACCCTTATATCTACCCAGGCAGGAGCCTTTCACCACAATCCTGGATACAAGTGGGACAACGCTACAACCTTTCCATCTACCCAAGCAGGTGCCTTTTACCACAATTCTAGATGCAAGTGGGACAACATcataacccttttatctacccaGCTAGGTGCCTTTCACCACAATCATATTCATAGTCTTTAATCAAATTCACATGTTGTTAGATTTATTAGCCCCAATTCTTTACCAATTATTTCAATTCTATTAACTCGTGAACGGGATGAAACTACCTTCCTCATTGTGGGCGGGATAAAACTTCCATCCTCACAACTATACCGCAACCACAGAACAAGCGGGATGAGACCTCCGTCCTTGTCCAGTGCAAGTGCCAAAGCAAAATCAAATCAGTATGTAAGCGGGATAACACCCACACCTTGCCACTAACAGATATCCAATCAATACACAAGCGGGATATCGCTCAGACCTTGCCAATCTAGCCAATCAGGCCATACTCAGTCATTATCAATGTCTTTTAGTAATTCATAAGTGATTCAACTCATTAACCCACAATTAGTGACATTTCatcaatttgaattttgtaaaccCCTAATCATGTatcaattttctaatttctttaataTGTGAGCAGGATGGAACCTCCGTCCTTATCGTAGGTGGGATAAAATCACCATCCTCACAACAATTTCATCCGATTAATCAAGTGGTTATCTAGGAATCAATCAGTTCATCTCATTATATCACTTTCCAATGTATTCGAAGCTTAATTATCAGTTACTCCACTCCATACGGAGGTTAGAGGGGTTTATAAACAGATTGGGAGGGCTAAATAGTCTAAAATCATCATTTCTGAAAAATAATGTGTTATGCGTATTAAtggatcatgcgtacgcatggccccAACTTTTTGCAAAATCTGCATAATTCAGTttttgacaccaaatttcaaacatGCATAACTTTTGCTACAAAATTCAGTTTTCACCCATTCTTGAACAGTTTTAAGATTCTCTTCcccaattttaaaattcaatataaatttTACCCAAATCCAAACTCCGAGCACCAAGTTATGACCCGTCGAAATTGGTCAAAATTCATTTTTTACACAAAATTCTGCACCTTTCAAATTACAATTTTCTAACTCCCTTACTTTTCAAAGCAATAACCATTCTTCCCTTTCAATACCCAAATTTAAACCATACTCTATACACTAAATCCCTCTTCATCCATCAACTTTCATCCTCAATCAATCTTCCAAATCAGCATAtttaatcattaaaaaaaaaaatccaaagttCACACATCATTTACAAGCAATCCAATATCATAAACAAACCAAGAGAAACAATTCACTCAATCAATTCCACCAACTTACCATAACTTACCAAATAGGGGACATCTCACCctatcacggcctccggcccaattctCATCACTTAGCCTTTCATAGGTGAACATACCACAACACTTTTCAATTCAACCATATATATGCATCATTACTCAAATTCATGCTAACACACATCATCATTTCAATCATCAACCAACACAAAATCCATACTAAGAATCAATCAtccacaaaaataattattttcattcaacaCTATTCTAGGGGTAATTAACCTAGGTTTTCAGATAGTGTTACATAATGTTTATCCGAAACTAAAATCCATACCTTCGTTGACAGCAGTCTGAACCTTGGGAAAACTCTTCTCCGATAATTCCAACCTCCATCGGTCTAAGCTCCACCAAAATCCACACTAAAGTGATCCTTGAATTCAATCTCGCACTAAATACAAGCCAACTTAAGCTTCTACCAATCAACGAGGCACCAACCCGCAACAATCAACTCAACAATTAAGTTATTAACAACAAGATTCACAATTTCCTCAACCTAGGGCTTATAGAATTGGAAAAATCCAAAGAAAAAACGCTTTTTTACCTTAACCTACTCGAATTTGGGATGAAACATACTTGGAATCCATGCTAGAGTATCCCTaaagaaccaaaatcacaagatttcaacactatgTACTCCAAAAATACAAAACACGAAAGAATTCAAAAATAGACCAGGGATTTTGGATTTACTCATGCAATATTTacatagaattgaagaggatgaGAAAAGCAAAGTGTGGCTGCAAATGGCTCGTTAATCGAAGCTACAGATTGAAAGTTATGAGGATTTGAAGTTTGTGATGAATAAtgtgaaaaggatttgatttctCACCTCTCTTCTTCCTTCATTCAGCTGCTCCCTCGCTCAAATGAAAGGGAAGTGTGCTGAATTGGCTATCAAGGGGAGTATTTATATCGTGGGCTTCGGCTTTGGACCCAACATGGGCCCGTTTGGTGatttttggtccgtttggtcCTATCTTGGGCCAAAACTTTTAAGATAAGTATCTGGATttgtattctaaatatttttctcgTCATTTCTACAGTTTTAACTCTCTCGCACATAATATCGAACAGACTTAAGTCGTTCCAGCTAATCCTAACACTGGAATGCATTTTTCGTAATATACAGTTTATTTGGGtattacatcctacccaccttaatAGAAATTTTGCCATCAAAGTTTCGACCATGGAAAGAAAACAGGTGAGAGAAACTCTTCTTCATCTCAACGTATAGTTTCTCAACCTTTTGATAACCTTTGAAATAACTTTGTATTCCACACCCCTCTTTCACATCATAGTAGCCTTAGAGTTATCAAAAATTACCGTGCTtccgctgcgccactctgatCGTTTGCCATAAAGAACCTAACTATTCATATGTGCTAACCAAAACCTCTCTGTCTCAATAACATAAAGTCATCAACCGATAATTCATTTGAAAGTCATGATTCTCATAATTCAATCATGTGTTACGAATTAATGCCATGCTCAAATATCATGCAAAGCAATTAAAGTTCGGTTACCAGTTTCACAATTACCTCGGATCAGAGAATCAGATCTAGCTGCATTCTGAGTCCTCCCACGTGGACAATTCTAGGACATATGCTTTGAAAAACTGCATTTGTAACATACGCTTGAACCAAAACGACATGGCTTATTCAGGTGGTAGCTTTcacatctctgacagctcaaGTCATCTAAAGTAGCCTTTGTCTATTTTCCTCTATCATTTCCTTGGTGACCATCATTCTTTCTACAATTGTTCTGACCTTGAGAGATTTGTTTGATGTACCCACTTCTCTTAAATTCTTGGCCTCTTGGTGCATAAATCTTGCCTTGGTCCTTTTCATAGTACTCCCAGCGGTCACTCCCCGCCATTGCAGTTTTTCTCGAGCACTATTCTATCACTCAGCTCTTGTTAACTAGCTCAGAAAAGCTTCTAATTTTTATGGGGAGCATAGTACTCATAATGTAATCTCGGAGGCcaccttcatacttaatgcacttccacTCCTCATAGTCGTCTGGAGCACCTTGGTAAACCTTCAAAAATCGACacagctcctcaaacttattGGTGTATTCAGTCACAATCATGGATCCTTGCTTTAGTTGCAACAGTTCCAACTCCTTTGCCACCCTAATCGAGGTCagaaaatacttcttataaaacTCCACCCGGAAGGCATCTCAAGAGATCACAGCATCACCTTGCTGCAGTAAACAACGAGCTCATTGCCACTAGAATTGAGCTTTTCCTTCCAAATGGTACGTGACAAACTCCACATACTGATCCTCCAGCATATGCTGAGCTTGCAGCGCTCTTTCCATGACCTGAAATCAGTTATTCTCCTTAGTAGGGCTGGTCTTACTCCTGAAGGTTGGTGGATTCACCTtcagaaaatcggccaaggtcaTCGGCCCTCCATTTCCCCATTTGGCCCATTACCTCCATTTTCATTCCCAGCATGCTGTCCCAAAACCTCAGTAGTAGCTTGCATAGCAACAGCCATATTCTCCAAGGTAGCCATAAAGTCAACTGTATTACTCATCGATCTACGTCCCTCATTTTTCTCTCTATCCTCGAAGTCTAATGTTTCGAAGTCCAAAAGCATACTCATAAATAATTATGTTACATTTA includes:
- the LOC107607526 gene encoding uncharacterized protein LOC107607526, with translation MTNEHDTLTIEQPTASTKKDHNDPLVVNIKDTSTGEITARKMTAIQVWHLKKEEKVMMELDGHGQGQDNGTNLLIRFLGLVARRATLCPISIQRWVQMPEDNTKKQWNYIEISYKYLLRNIYFYPNKTKEEILATKIDSDIPSIEWSAFVHHYTNPKTKKQYLQNRKYRVKLQVSHAGGSKSNARREKMLGRPVCRSDVILSTLVKKNGNYVNANIRAFPEDQERVAAEGVPSKVLAHPNDAIGKVFGAENVGRVRSFSSAVCLVDFGKSKRIFGFIIGGVFSNVSQQYVLNLEKQVEILEKKLDGYEETKIQLAPLHKFLLSKYGDKVPSMSGDMPGI